The segment CTTCCCGGACTTCTCACCTCACCATATACATAGAATTTCATACTCTCAAACTTTGACATGGTAACAGATACCACGGGGTGTTTTATGTAACTGGAGAGCCTGTTTGTAATCTCATTCTTTACCTCTGCCAAGGTTAAATCCTTTACTTTAATCGTGCCAATGTAAGGAAAAGATATTGAACCATCTGAAGTAACAGGCGCTTTGGTCATAAGCTCACTATGATTCAGCACACTTATATCAAGCACGTCTCCAAAGCCAACTTTATATTGCCGTTGCTCGTCTCCCCTAAGTTCATAAGTATAACCTGGCAGGAAAGCTATAAAGACAGTAAGGTATATGAATACAACCGTAAATATTTTTTTTATCATCTTTGCCACCTTTTTTAATTTAGATAATATCGAAATTTCCATTTTATCCATACTGATTGGAAGTAGAACAAGTTAGGCTGCCTTTGGCAGCGACTTTTTAAATACACGACAAATGTTGGTTAAAAACAACCCCCTTACCCCTTTTATTAAGGGGGATTCAGGGGGGTTGTCTGGCATGCTATAATACAAACTTTGAAATTCCTACACATTAGGTTAAGGTATAAACCACCTTTTGGGAACCTGAAAAGCTCTGTTAAGAGCAGCATATTAACAAAATGAGAATTTTCATTCTTTGAATTGATAAAAGTACTCTTATTATCGACAACATCTGATTATTATTTATATCTTTTCTGAAAGTTTTAAGAAATAGTTTGGGGAAAGCTTAACATATGTCAAACTTTGAGTTTTACAGGCTTGCATAGTTTGGTGCGATGTATCTATTCTTACTTGTATATAGTAGATGCTTGTATTCGTAATTATCCAGGATTTTTGATAACAAATTTAATGTATTTTATAAACATTACAAGGTAAAAACAAGCAATTTCTCGCATGTATTGAATGTAAGTGTTTCAATGAAACACCCCCCTGCCATCAAAAAATATATGAGTTTTCTGTATGAATAGAGAGATTGACGCTCTCTTGTAAACGATAACTACCGGCCGTAATAATCTATACAAGCGTCTCAATGTCTGAAATTGTCGTGTTATTATTGGTTGTTAAACAAGGTCAACACTTCCTGATCGCTCAATGCACGGTTGTAGACCTGAACCTCGTCAACAATACCATCCATATGACCATAATTAGATAGTAATGCCCCTATAGCCATATAAGATGCCGCTGTATACGGCACTATGGTATTCCCTGCAGGATGTGTTTGCGTATTTACGAGTTGCCCATCTACATATAACTTTTGTTCACCGGTGGTCTTGCTGTATGTCCCTGTAACGTGAAACCATTTTCCCGTTGAAGTTCCCAGATTCATAATCGCATGCTTTTGAGTTTTTGTCCCACCGGATGTTTGAGTAGTTACAATAAACCGTATCGTATCTCTCGAACCGCTATACTGATTGAAATAGAGCCCATACCCTTCTACCCTGGACCAGGACCAGCCACCAAAAACAGTATCCGGCGTTGCCGTATCCACTGAATTCCGGTAAAACCACGCTGAAACCGATATCTCGTCATAGTTTAATGGGGGGACTGATACATAATTACTCGTACCGTTAAAACTTAATGCACCCCCGATCTTGCCCGTTGTCCAGGTAGCTCCATGAATGGTACCATTCCGGTTATTCCCTGATGAATCCGTTGCGACTGTTCCCGTCCCTTCATCAAATTTGTAATATGCCTGCAGACCGCTCATGACGCCATCCGCTGCAGTGGTAAAGCCCCAGGTGTAATCGGCCATCATTGCGTTACCAGCCAGATCCCTCACCCCTGTGGTTATCGTTGCCGTGTACGTGGTGGAGTGTGTCAGAGGGGCTGAAGGTGCAAACGTGGCTGTCGTATCGCTATACGTTACCGTACCGCCTATGTTGGATATCCCGTCATTTACCAGGAATGTTGATGTTGTTATGCTCCCTGCATCCATCGCCTCACTGAATGTCGCCATTATTACGCTATTTACCCCCACACCCGTCGCACCATCGACAGGACTCGTTCCGATCACCTCCGGCGGCGTCGTATCAACCATAGCTGTTGTAGTAAAGCTCCAGGTGTAATTGGCCACCATCGCATTCCCTTCTACATCCCTTACTCCTGTAGTAATCGTTGCCGTGTACGTTGTAGAGTGTGCCAGGGGACCTGACGGAGTAAACGTGGCTGTCGTACCGCTGTAGGATACCGTTCCGCCTATATTGGAAATCCCGTCATTTACCAGAAAGGTGGACGTTGTTATGCTCCCTGCATCCATCGCCTCACTGAATGTCGCCATTATTACGCTATTTACCCCCACACCCGTCGCACCATCGACAGGACTCGTTCCGATCACCTCCGGCGGCGTCGTATCAACCATAGCTGTTGTAGTAAAGCTCCAGGTGTAATTGGCCACCATCGCATTCCCTTCTACATCCCTTACTCCTGTAGTAATCGTTGCCGTGTACGTTGTAGAGTGTGCCAGGGGACCTGACGGAGTAAACGTGGCTGTCGTACCGCTGTAGGATACCGTTCCGCCTATATTGGAAATCCCGTCATTTACCAGAAAGGTGGACGTTGTTATGCTCCCTGCATCCATCGCCTCACTAAATGTCGCCGTTATTACGCTATTTACCCCCACACCCGTCGCACCATCGGCAGGACTCGTTCCAATGACCTCCGGAGGTGTAGTGTCCGGACTTGCAGTAGGGTTAAATAAGGACAACACCTCCTGATCACTCAACGCCCGGTTAAAAATATAGACCTCGTCTATGCTTCCACGGAAGAAACCCCACGTAGCATATCTTGTCCCTATAGCCATATAATGCCGGTCCGTTAATGGCACTATCACATTCCCCGGTGGATGGGTTTGGGTATTCACCAACTGCCCATCTATATACAACTTCTGTTCTCCCGTAGCCTTGTTATAGGTGCCTACAACATGATACCAGCTCCCGTTCGAATTGGCAAAATCCCTTATTGCAGTTTTTACTGTCCTTGTCCCGCTTGCATTCCTTGTGGCCACAATAAAACGGAGACGGTCGGGCGTAGCAGAATTAAAAAGCAAATCAAACCCTTCCTGCAATTGCACATCGGCATTCGATTTATAACCTCCAAATATAACATGGTTCCCGGATGAGCTCTTATTGAACCATGCTGATACGGAAATCTCGTCATAATTCATGCGGGGAATTGTTACATAGTCATCTCCGTCAAAACTTAATGCACCTCCGATCTTCCCCGTTGTCCAGGTAGCGCCATGTATGGCGCCATTCCGGTTATTCCCTGATGAATCCGTTGCAACCGTCCCTGTTCCCTCATCAAATTTGTAATATGCCTGCAGACCGCTCATGACGCCATCCGCTGCAGTGGTAAAGCCCCAGGTGTAATCGGCCATCATTGCGTTACCAGCCAGATCCCTCACCCCTGTGGTTATCGTTGCCGTGTACGTGGTGGAGTGTGTCAGAGGGGCTGAAGGTGCAAACGTGGCTGTCGTATCGCTATACGTTACCGTACCGCCTATATTGGAAATCCCGTCATTTACCAGGAATGTTGATGTTGTTATGCTGCCTGCGTCCATCGCCTCGCTAAATGTCGCCGTTATTACGCTATTTACCCCCACACCCGTCGCACCACTGACGGGATTTGTTGAAATCACCTCCGGAGGTGTCGTGTCCGGACTTGCAGTAGGGTTAAATAAGGACAACACCTCCTGATCACTCAACGCCCGGTTAAAGACATAGACCTCGTCTATACTACCCTTAAAATACCTGTTTACCGGATCAACTGCTCTTGTTCCTATGCGTAGAGGATGGGTGCTCGTATCAAGAGAGCCGCTTGCTGCTACTGAATTAACTTCTGTCCCATTTACATACAGTTTCAATGTTGAACCATCATAAACCCCAACCAGGTGATGCCAGGCATTCAGAGACAAAACCGGTCCATAAATGGATTTCATACTCCCCCCGATTACAATCCTGGCTTCCGGTCTACTTTCCGATATAAATCCTAATGAATAATTATCATTGGCTAAGGTTTGATGGCGCTTGGCAATAATCTTGGAATCATTTGATTGACCCGGGGCCGTGGGATATATCCAGGCACTCACCGTAACAAAATTTACCGGGTTGAGGCTGGTGCTATTGGGTACTTCCACATAATCATTCACCCCGTCAAAGGAAAGGGCGCTGTTGATCTTGCCCGTTGTCCACACAGGACCATTGAAAAGTGTGCCATTGTTGCCATTCCCGGAAGCATCCGCAGCGCTTGTTCCTGCACCCTCGTCAAATTTATAATATGCCTGCAGACCGCTCATGACGCCATCCGCTGCAGTGGTAAAGCTCCATACATAGTC is part of the Candidatus Jettenia sp. AMX2 genome and harbors:
- a CDS encoding Ig-like domain-containing protein; the protein is MTYNNRNKQQKRAKQFLKKPFEIMLFVIVLLILAGSGFAHRRNDADAVYGNYLDNTNIFAVMNSAIGGIGNMPPVANNDAAITSKDMPVNINVIANDTDPDGTIDPATVVIASNPSNGTAVPNSDGTVTYTPDTGFVGADSFTYTVQDNEGAISNEATVTVTVVSGTHVFTAYNDLSWSAGQADTRVTLYTTGQSGLLKDYFSGTNTAATLTIAGGYIDSNNTPVQGSNANIGTDAYAVFNGIVDSVGLISYSTTNLTFTFTGLDPDLNYEFVLFGNRNNTSYTNRMTTTTISDIMSFTNASTPGATFSGATDPSVTIVNGYNTINGYVARFININPGADGDMLITVSSPTGQFYANALMLRATRTSGTTPPEVIGTSPANGTTGVGVNSVITATFSETMDAGSITTSTFLVNDGISNIGGTVTYSGTTATFTPSGPLAHFTKYTATITTGVRGVEGNAMPADYVWSFTTAADGVMSGLQAYYKFDEGAGTSAADASGNGNNGTLFNGPVWTTGKINSALSFDGVNDYVEVPNSTSLNPVNFVTVSAWIYPTAPGQSNDSKIIAKRHQTLANDNYSLGFISESRPEARIVIGGSMKSIYGPVLSLNAWHHLVGVYDGSTLKLYVNGTEVNSVAASGSLDTSTHPLRIGTRAVDPVNRYFKGSIDEVYVFNRALSDQEVLSLFNPTASPDTTPPEVISTNPVSGATGVGVNSVITATFSEAMDAGSITTSTFLVNDGISNIGGTVTYSDTTATFAPSAPLTHSTTYTATITTGVRDLAGNAMMADYTWGFTTAADGVMSGLQAYYKFDEGTGTVATDSSGNNRNGAIHGATWTTGKIGGALSFDGDDYVTIPRMNYDEISVSAWFNKSSSGNHVIFGGYKSNADVQLQEGFDLLFNSATPDRLRFIVATRNASGTRTVKTAIRDFANSNGSWYHVVGTYNKATGEQKLYIDGQLVNTQTHPPGNVIVPLTDRHYMAIGTRYATWGFFRGSIDEVYIFNRALSDQEVLSLFNPTASPDTTPPEVIGTSPADGATGVGVNSVITATFSEAMDAGSITTSTFLVNDGISNIGGTVSYSGTTATFTPSGPLAHSTTYTATITTGVRDVEGNAMVANYTWSFTTTAMVDTTPPEVIGTSPVDGATGVGVNSVIMATFSEAMDAGSITTSTFLVNDGISNIGGTVSYSGTTATFTPSGPLAHSTTYTATITTGVRDVEGNAMVANYTWSFTTTAMVDTTPPEVIGTSPVDGATGVGVNSVIMATFSEAMDAGSITTSTFLVNDGISNIGGTVTYSDTTATFAPSAPLTHSTTYTATITTGVRDLAGNAMMADYTWGFTTAADGVMSGLQAYYKFDEGTGTVATDSSGNNRNGTIHGATWTTGKIGGALSFNGTSNYVSVPPLNYDEISVSAWFYRNSVDTATPDTVFGGWSWSRVEGYGLYFNQYSGSRDTIRFIVTTQTSGGTKTQKHAIMNLGTSTGKWFHVTGTYSKTTGEQKLYVDGQLVNTQTHPAGNTIVPYTAASYMAIGALLSNYGHMDGIVDEVQVYNRALSDQEVLTLFNNQ